In a single window of the Candidatus Stygibacter australis genome:
- the ispG gene encoding flavodoxin-dependent (E)-4-hydroxy-3-methylbut-2-enyl-diphosphate synthase, with product MSILRRKTRALRLGDVGVGGDYPITIQSMTNTPTADVQATVRQIRELQAAGCEIIRVTVNHQEAADALPEIISSISIPIIADIHFDHKLALAAINAGVDGLRLNPGNIGSERKVQEVVAAARERKIPIRIGVNTGSMDKEIYQRYGVTAEGLVESALKHVHILEQAGYEEMKISVKASSVPLMLASYRLLSKRVDYPLHLGVTEAGTMLRGTIKSAMGIGILLEEGIGDTIRVSLTSDPVDEVNVGRQILQALGLRKGLEVISCPTCGRTEIDLVKIAEEVEAGLAEYRDKDLRVAVMGCIVNGPGEAKEADFGLAGGKGEGILFCKGEIVKKVPEESLVAELLQLVRSQID from the coding sequence ATGAGCATTTTACGCAGAAAGACGCGAGCGCTAAGATTAGGTGATGTGGGTGTGGGGGGGGATTATCCTATCACCATACAATCCATGACCAATACGCCTACAGCCGATGTGCAGGCAACAGTGAGACAAATCAGGGAATTGCAGGCAGCAGGCTGTGAGATCATCAGGGTAACAGTTAATCATCAGGAAGCGGCAGATGCGCTGCCAGAGATAATTTCTTCCATTTCCATACCAATAATCGCTGATATACATTTTGATCATAAACTGGCACTTGCAGCGATCAATGCGGGCGTAGATGGTCTGCGGCTTAATCCGGGAAATATCGGGAGCGAGAGGAAGGTGCAGGAAGTGGTGGCAGCAGCGCGCGAACGCAAAATTCCAATCCGGATAGGAGTAAATACAGGTTCAATGGATAAGGAGATATATCAGCGATATGGTGTGACTGCCGAGGGACTGGTGGAAAGTGCACTTAAGCATGTGCATATTTTGGAGCAGGCTGGATATGAGGAGATGAAGATTTCTGTGAAGGCATCAAGTGTTCCTTTGATGCTGGCAAGCTATCGATTACTCTCTAAGAGAGTGGATTATCCACTGCATCTGGGAGTAACAGAAGCGGGGACAATGCTGCGTGGAACTATCAAAAGTGCCATGGGAATAGGTATTTTGCTGGAAGAGGGGATAGGTGACACGATAAGAGTGAGCCTTACCTCTGATCCGGTGGATGAAGTGAATGTGGGAAGGCAGATATTGCAGGCACTGGGCTTGCGCAAGGGACTGGAGGTGATCTCATGTCCCACCTGTGGCAGAACAGAGATCGACCTGGTGAAAATAGCTGAAGAAGTGGAAGCAGGACTGGCAGAATACCGGGATAAGGATTTGCGGGTGGCAGTAATGGGCTGCATCGTAAATGGACCTGGTGAGGCCAAAGAAGCAGATTTCGGGCTTGCAGGCGGAAAAGGTGAAGGGATACTTTTTTGCAAGGGTGAGATAGTGAAGAAGGTGCCGGAAGAATCACTTGTGGCAGAGCTATTACAATTAGTCCGCTCTCAAATAGATTAG
- a CDS encoding porin family protein, protein MKKLLIVFTMLLLISLTYAESLGSSGRNYTEMEKHFGFKGGTNFSIIKSDGWPDAKSNIGFSGGFFYEIQYSEKLSFQPELLFSMKGWNREYVSYDEDQTFLGEVKYRENFNYIEIPVLGKLKLFSQDNIALYALAGPCFGINISSSNHYDPYYEDDHHWEMDEINVFEFSMIPGAILEFKDKYIFEIRNSYGLTNIYKGDGSIAKNSVFSILFGVKY, encoded by the coding sequence ATGAAAAAACTACTAATTGTTTTTACCATGTTACTATTAATCAGTTTAACCTATGCTGAAAGCCTTGGAAGTTCTGGAAGAAATTATACTGAAATGGAAAAACATTTTGGTTTTAAGGGAGGAACAAATTTTTCAATAATAAAATCTGATGGATGGCCAGATGCAAAAAGCAATATTGGATTTAGCGGTGGATTCTTCTATGAAATTCAATATTCTGAAAAATTGTCCTTTCAACCAGAGTTACTGTTTTCTATGAAAGGCTGGAATAGAGAATACGTTTCTTATGACGAAGATCAAACTTTTTTAGGAGAAGTGAAGTATCGTGAGAATTTCAACTATATAGAAATACCTGTATTAGGGAAACTCAAATTATTCTCTCAAGATAACATTGCACTTTATGCTTTGGCAGGTCCTTGCTTCGGGATTAATATAAGCTCTTCAAATCATTATGATCCTTACTATGAAGATGATCATCATTGGGAAATGGATGAGATCAATGTTTTTGAATTTAGTATGATTCCAGGTGCAATTCTTGAATTCAAAGATAAATACATCTTCGAAATTCGGAATTCTTATGGGCTAACTAATATTTATAAAGGAGACGGCTCTATAGCTAAAAATTCTGTATTTTCAATCTTGTTTGGAGTAAAATACTAA
- a CDS encoding nitroreductase family protein — protein sequence MELSDLILSRHSVRDFSEEALTDEELDTILEAGRQAPSAQNKQCWRYIVLKDKDNIKRFSRHIGLVGTVNFFIAKAPVVIIACADPKKSVKMNGQDYYLVDTAISFQQMMLAAWGMGIGSCWLAAFNENQVRKYLSIPDNIRVVGLSPFGYPKDKKGLYSKFLKTFAGSSKRMDKEQIIKYEKWEAKL from the coding sequence ATGGAATTATCTGATTTGATACTCAGTAGGCATAGTGTGCGGGATTTTTCTGAAGAGGCATTAACTGATGAGGAACTGGATACAATTCTGGAAGCAGGGCGGCAGGCTCCTTCTGCTCAGAATAAGCAATGCTGGCGCTATATAGTGTTGAAAGACAAGGACAATATTAAGCGATTTTCCAGACATATTGGTCTTGTGGGAACGGTTAATTTTTTCATTGCCAAAGCCCCAGTGGTGATAATTGCCTGTGCTGATCCCAAAAAGTCTGTAAAAATGAATGGTCAGGATTATTACCTGGTGGATACAGCGATCTCATTTCAGCAGATGATGCTGGCTGCTTGGGGGATGGGGATAGGCAGTTGCTGGCTGGCAGCTTTTAATGAGAATCAGGTGCGGAAATATCTGAGTATTCCTGATAATATTCGCGTGGTAGGTCTGAGTCCTTTTGGTTATCCTAAGGATAAAAAGGGTTTATATAGTAAGTTTTTAAAGACTTTTGCCGGCAGCAGTAAACGAATGGACAAAGAACAAATTATAAAATATGAAAAATGGGAAGCAAAATTATGA
- a CDS encoding POTRA domain-containing protein produces the protein MKIIFLGIAFIIMLSLSAMEIVDLEFEGNNICSREELEAVMISYQGMEYDQQILLEDMKRIAALYEQKGYYLAKIGQPEVIPLSQAEVSIKVRIEEGSDLQVFKVTFTGNNYITTDKLLDEIKAPLIFLRDLPQYMTELIAYYNQQSFYFAQAVVDEIVLHEDQVEIRISIDEGEYCRFQKSIVQGNKVTRRKTILQLSRLNGLETPSLYQLKQAEQNILSRPYIKTCRILPMNSSTLLYDVTEGNMTAFSGVVGYDNGKDNEGRFTGYMDVNFENLWGTDRSVGFYWENRQEQHSAIELNYHESGWDYPLGADIKLYREEMDSTWIEVSYDLELYWFDLFNQAGIYLEKQDIYAGSRRPVIIDETAFSKAGVFWKYSNLDHPRNPRTGYTWAIKYYYIWSRTDEENSGRQAAETNYQKLIPIKGRWLGSVEINYNLIENKGLTEFDKFEVGGVNSIRGFLEKQFSGYRVGWMNLELRYILSDEARLSINADIGNIESQENENETIYSIGCGLRTHTPLGQLILDFAVPNDVHGFKNPLEGIVHFGLETRF, from the coding sequence ATGAAGATAATTTTTTTAGGTATCGCTTTTATTATCATGCTCTCATTATCAGCCATGGAGATCGTGGATTTAGAATTTGAGGGTAATAATATCTGCAGCAGAGAAGAATTAGAAGCGGTGATGATCTCATATCAGGGTATGGAATATGATCAGCAGATCCTGCTGGAAGATATGAAAAGAATAGCAGCTTTATATGAGCAGAAGGGATATTATCTGGCTAAGATAGGACAGCCGGAAGTGATACCATTATCTCAGGCTGAAGTGAGTATTAAAGTAAGGATCGAGGAAGGAAGTGATCTACAGGTTTTCAAAGTGACATTTACAGGTAATAATTATATTACTACCGATAAATTACTTGATGAGATAAAGGCTCCTCTGATCTTTTTGCGGGATCTACCTCAATACATGACTGAGCTGATAGCATATTATAATCAGCAGAGTTTTTATTTTGCTCAGGCAGTTGTAGATGAGATCGTGCTGCATGAGGATCAGGTTGAGATCAGGATTAGCATTGATGAAGGGGAATATTGCAGATTCCAGAAAAGCATAGTTCAAGGTAATAAAGTAACCCGAAGAAAAACAATATTGCAGTTAAGCAGACTTAATGGACTGGAAACTCCCTCACTATATCAACTTAAACAGGCGGAACAGAATATACTTTCCCGACCCTATATAAAGACCTGCCGGATATTACCGATGAATTCTTCCACGCTGCTTTATGATGTTACTGAAGGCAATATGACAGCTTTTTCAGGTGTGGTGGGATATGATAACGGAAAAGATAATGAGGGCAGATTTACGGGATATATGGACGTGAATTTTGAGAATCTTTGGGGAACAGACCGTAGTGTGGGATTCTATTGGGAGAACAGGCAGGAGCAGCATTCGGCAATAGAGCTTAATTATCATGAAAGTGGTTGGGATTATCCTTTGGGAGCGGATATCAAATTATATCGCGAAGAGATGGACAGTACCTGGATAGAAGTTAGCTATGATCTTGAATTATACTGGTTTGATCTTTTTAATCAGGCTGGAATTTATTTGGAGAAGCAGGATATCTATGCGGGATCCAGGCGTCCTGTTATCATTGATGAAACTGCTTTCAGCAAGGCAGGGGTATTCTGGAAGTATTCTAATCTCGATCATCCGAGGAATCCCAGGACTGGTTATACCTGGGCAATTAAATATTATTATATCTGGAGCAGGACAGATGAAGAGAATTCTGGCAGGCAGGCAGCAGAGACAAATTACCAGAAACTTATCCCGATAAAGGGCCGGTGGCTGGGGAGTGTGGAGATAAATTATAACTTGATAGAAAATAAAGGACTAACAGAATTTGACAAGTTTGAGGTGGGAGGAGTAAATAGCATCAGGGGATTTCTGGAGAAGCAATTTTCAGGATATCGAGTTGGCTGGATGAACCTGGAATTAAGATATATATTGAGCGATGAAGCGAGATTATCAATAAATGCTGATATAGGTAATATTGAGAGTCAGGAAAACGAGAATGAAACTATTTACAGCATAGGTTGCGGATTGAGGACTCACACGCCACTGGGTCAATTGATCCTTGATTTTGCTGTGCCGAATGATGTTCATGGTTTCAAGAATCCCCTGGAGGGGATAGTTCATTTTGGACTGGAAACACGATTTTGA
- a CDS encoding histone deacetylase, translating into MHLIYNPVFLEHDTGMYPENKKRLSTLADLPEQEIINGEKYLQLVHTPEYVEYIRQACLKGGYLDIDTIVSPESFNAATHAVGAAIMASHSNGFALTRPPGHHAHPDRSSGFCLFNNIAIAAQNLVNEGKKVLIFDFDGHFGDGTCDFFYNSNKVMFWSIHQFPFFPGGGDADEIGEGEGKGYTINVPLPANSGDEIFMDAIETFLPIAKEFDPDVVALSAGFDSHQFDMLTDLRISANTYHNIGKIMSANFDNIFASLEGGYNIKVFSDCLFNFIDGINNRPLRYKEPETDSMIQVYYEYEGRKSLVIQSLRKYWKSI; encoded by the coding sequence TTGCATTTAATTTATAATCCCGTATTTCTGGAACATGATACAGGAATGTATCCCGAAAATAAGAAAAGGTTAAGCACTTTAGCTGATCTGCCGGAACAGGAAATTATTAATGGTGAAAAATATCTGCAACTTGTTCACACTCCTGAATACGTCGAGTATATCAGGCAAGCCTGCTTGAAAGGTGGATATCTTGATATAGACACAATAGTATCTCCTGAGAGTTTTAATGCAGCCACACATGCTGTGGGAGCGGCTATTATGGCGTCGCATAGTAATGGCTTTGCCCTCACTCGCCCTCCAGGGCACCATGCTCATCCTGACCGTTCCAGCGGATTTTGTCTTTTTAATAATATTGCCATAGCTGCTCAGAATCTGGTGAATGAAGGTAAAAAAGTATTAATATTTGATTTTGATGGTCACTTTGGTGATGGTACTTGTGATTTCTTTTATAACTCAAATAAAGTGATGTTCTGGTCAATTCACCAGTTTCCCTTTTTTCCAGGTGGTGGTGATGCTGATGAAATTGGTGAAGGTGAAGGCAAAGGCTACACTATCAATGTTCCTCTGCCGGCCAATAGCGGTGATGAGATATTTATGGATGCCATAGAAACCTTCCTTCCCATTGCAAAAGAATTTGATCCTGATGTGGTTGCACTTTCGGCAGGATTTGATTCACATCAGTTTGATATGCTCACAGATCTGCGTATAAGCGCAAATACCTATCACAATATAGGTAAGATCATGTCTGCCAATTTTGATAATATCTTTGCCTCTTTGGAGGGCGGATATAATATTAAAGTCTTCTCAGATTGCCTTTTTAACTTCATTGACGGTATCAATAACCGTCCATTGCGCTATAAAGAACCTGAAACTGACTCCATGATCCAGGTATATTACGAATATGAAGGAAGAAAAAGCCTGGTTATTCAATCCCTGAGAAAATACTGGAAATCAATTTAA
- the aroF gene encoding 3-deoxy-7-phosphoheptulonate synthase, translated as MIENNRKVLDVKGQKIGGDWFTIIAGPCTIENYEDLYRVASFIRKLGVRMFRGGAYKMRTSPYSFQGLGEEGLQIIKKVADELDMISVSEVVSVEDVQKMTEYIDILQVGTRNMHNYRLLKKLGSINKPVILKRGMCSTYEEWLLAAEHIKAAGNDQIILCERGIRTYDSKYSRNTLDISAVSICQQLSPYPVIIDPSHSGGRRDLVKSLSWAAAAAGADGIILETHFQPDETVCDSQQTINFKAFEQIISKLPVLAALWNKKIQR; from the coding sequence ATGATAGAAAATAATAGAAAAGTTTTGGATGTAAAAGGGCAAAAGATTGGTGGTGACTGGTTTACCATAATTGCAGGACCTTGTACAATTGAAAATTATGAAGACCTTTATCGGGTTGCCAGTTTTATCAGAAAGCTGGGTGTGAGGATGTTCCGGGGCGGCGCTTATAAAATGAGAACTTCTCCTTATTCCTTTCAGGGACTTGGTGAGGAAGGTTTGCAGATAATCAAAAAAGTAGCTGATGAACTGGATATGATCTCTGTTTCTGAAGTAGTATCTGTGGAAGATGTCCAGAAGATGACTGAATATATAGACATCTTGCAGGTGGGCACTCGCAACATGCACAATTACAGACTGCTGAAGAAACTTGGCAGTATTAATAAACCTGTGATCTTGAAACGCGGTATGTGCAGCACTTATGAAGAGTGGCTGCTGGCAGCTGAGCATATAAAAGCGGCTGGGAATGATCAGATCATCCTCTGTGAACGAGGGATCAGAACTTATGACAGCAAATATTCAAGAAATACTCTTGATATCTCTGCCGTTAGCATCTGTCAGCAGTTATCACCCTATCCAGTTATCATTGATCCATCGCACAGTGGTGGGAGACGGGATTTGGTGAAGTCATTATCCTGGGCAGCAGCAGCTGCGGGAGCAGATGGTATCATCCTGGAAACGCACTTTCAGCCAGACGAGACAGTGTGTGACAGCCAGCAGACAATTAATTTCAAAGCATTTGAACAGATCATAAGCAAACTGCCGGTTCTGGCAGCTTTGTGGAATAAAAAAATCCAGAGG
- a CDS encoding CGGC domain-containing protein, with protein sequence MANVIKIGIIICDRYRRCAGGKCLRALKNREGAFCIYETAPELVGYTTCDGCPGGNIEYAVGEMIANGAEVIHLATGMIVGYPPCPYITTFKDFLEKRFEIKVVYGTHPIPQKYLNMHSQLDCWNTPEWQNIIKHTLTDETTRKSYD encoded by the coding sequence ATGGCAAATGTAATTAAAATTGGAATTATTATCTGTGATAGATATCGCAGATGTGCTGGTGGAAAATGTCTGAGAGCTCTTAAAAACAGAGAAGGTGCCTTTTGCATTTATGAAACTGCTCCGGAACTTGTTGGCTACACTACATGTGATGGCTGCCCTGGCGGAAATATTGAATATGCCGTTGGTGAAATGATCGCTAATGGTGCAGAGGTTATCCATCTGGCAACGGGAATGATAGTCGGCTACCCACCCTGCCCATATATCACAACTTTCAAAGACTTTCTGGAAAAACGCTTCGAAATCAAAGTAGTATATGGCACCCACCCCATACCACAAAAATACCTCAATATGCACTCTCAGCTTGATTGCTGGAACACACCCGAATGGCAAAATATCATCAAACACACCCTGACGGATGAAACCACAAGGAAAAGTTACGACTAA
- a CDS encoding NYN domain-containing protein — MRVGVYVDVSNIAQNGGYGMQYDILRLFACRNNGEAIRLNAYVAFDVEQAKTNYEYRQKSYSFHSVLRDFGYKVIVKAVRWFTDEHGNRFGKANADLDMAVDALLQSERLDSVLLITGDGDFVQVVRALQNKGCRVEALAFKNVAHSLRNETDMFTSGYLVPGLLPYLQTEPESSLERGICYSFHNDKKFGFLRFMRRMDGNLWITDSRKKESPYETAFVHASQFPPDIDWNTLPSRDLIFEFEKRWIEEKKGWQAENLKLIYSYR; from the coding sequence ATGAGGGTAGGAGTTTATGTAGATGTGTCAAATATTGCTCAGAATGGTGGATATGGGATGCAATATGACATATTGCGGTTATTTGCCTGCAGGAATAATGGTGAGGCGATCAGATTAAATGCCTATGTGGCTTTTGATGTTGAGCAGGCAAAAACTAATTATGAATACAGACAAAAATCATATAGTTTTCATTCAGTATTGAGGGATTTTGGTTATAAAGTGATAGTGAAAGCGGTTCGCTGGTTTACTGATGAGCATGGCAATCGATTTGGCAAGGCAAATGCTGATCTTGATATGGCTGTGGATGCACTATTGCAATCTGAACGTCTTGATAGTGTACTTTTGATAACGGGGGATGGAGATTTTGTGCAGGTAGTGAGAGCTTTGCAGAATAAAGGCTGCCGGGTGGAAGCCCTTGCTTTTAAAAACGTAGCCCACTCATTGAGGAATGAGACTGATATGTTCACTTCCGGATATCTGGTTCCGGGATTATTACCTTATTTGCAGACAGAACCAGAAAGCTCTTTGGAAAGAGGTATCTGCTATTCATTTCATAATGATAAAAAATTTGGTTTTCTGCGTTTCATGAGAAGGATGGATGGTAATCTTTGGATCACTGATTCCCGCAAAAAAGAATCACCCTATGAAACGGCATTTGTGCATGCTTCTCAATTCCCTCCAGATATTGATTGGAATACACTGCCCAGCCGGGATCTGATCTTTGAATTTGAAAAACGCTGGATAGAGGAGAAGAAGGGCTGGCAGGCAGAAAACCTGAAGCTTATTTATTCTTATCGGTAA